A window of Shewanella mesophila contains these coding sequences:
- the mutT gene encoding 8-oxo-dGTP diphosphatase MutT has translation MKRIHVAVGVIFNDLNQILLAKRPDNLHQGGKWEFPGGKVENDETTSEALIRELKEEVNLNVISTMPLMTISHDYPDKQVLLDIHSVKDFSGEAEGLEGQPITWAYIEALKDYDFPEANTPIIEKLLSL, from the coding sequence ATGAAGCGAATTCATGTTGCCGTTGGCGTAATCTTCAACGACCTTAACCAAATTTTGTTAGCTAAAAGACCCGACAATCTTCATCAAGGCGGTAAATGGGAATTTCCCGGTGGTAAGGTTGAAAACGATGAAACGACCTCAGAAGCTTTAATCAGAGAGCTTAAAGAAGAAGTTAATCTTAATGTCATATCGACCATGCCATTAATGACCATCTCACACGATTATCCGGATAAACAGGTACTTCTGGATATTCATTCGGTAAAAGACTTCTCAGGCGAAGCAGAAGGCCTTGAAGGCCAACCCATTACATGGGCATACATAGAGGCATTGAAAGATTATGATTTTCCCGAAGCCAATACTCCCATTATAGAAAAGCTCCTTTCTTTATAA
- the yacG gene encoding DNA gyrase inhibitor YacG: MPTVVNCPTCQTEVEWSAESRFKPFCSERCKLIDLGDWASEKHAIPVKPEFDAESLDSLGYDEANFFKDN, translated from the coding sequence ATGCCAACCGTAGTCAATTGCCCTACTTGCCAAACAGAAGTTGAATGGTCTGCAGAATCAAGATTCAAACCCTTTTGCAGTGAGCGCTGCAAACTTATCGATCTCGGCGACTGGGCATCTGAAAAACATGCTATTCCAGTTAAACCTGAATTCGATGCAGAATCATTAGATTCTCTTGGTTATGACGAAGCAAATTTCTTTAAAGATAATTGA
- the zapD gene encoding cell division protein ZapD, with protein sequence MNELIYEQPLNEKTRSYLRLEYLANQLQSNLDQDHQHRCFYPLFSLCDLTERCDYRGEIIKDIDKQLITLKNWKSLPHIDELQVISYVAQLQDARKCLLDCSRPGQALKQDRFLSALRQRFGMPGACCNFDLPQLHYWLAKPWEIRQQQYKTWITHFTCLLTPITLLLELTRKTTDYNPATAVAGFYQGNSNQALSLIRVRLDASQGCYPTISGNRNRYAIHFVLFDQQKHSDKTIDFMLATCG encoded by the coding sequence ATGAATGAATTGATCTATGAACAACCACTTAATGAGAAGACTCGCAGCTATTTGCGCCTTGAGTATCTCGCCAATCAACTGCAGAGCAATCTAGATCAAGATCATCAACATCGATGTTTTTACCCTCTTTTTTCACTCTGTGACTTAACTGAACGATGTGACTATCGCGGCGAAATCATCAAAGATATCGACAAACAACTAATCACCCTCAAAAATTGGAAAAGCCTGCCCCATATAGACGAACTGCAAGTGATTTCCTATGTCGCACAACTACAAGATGCTCGTAAATGTTTACTCGACTGTAGCCGTCCTGGACAAGCGTTAAAACAAGACCGTTTTTTATCGGCGTTGCGCCAACGCTTTGGAATGCCAGGAGCCTGTTGCAACTTTGACCTACCACAACTCCATTATTGGTTAGCAAAACCTTGGGAAATTCGTCAGCAACAATATAAAACTTGGATAACGCATTTCACCTGTTTACTCACGCCGATAACACTGCTGCTTGAACTCACAAGAAAAACCACAGATTATAATCCAGCAACCGCAGTAGCTGGATTTTATCAAGGTAACAGCAACCAAGCCTTGTCGTTAATTCGAGTTAGATTGGATGCATCTCAAGGTTGTTATCCAACCATCAGTGGTAATCGCAATCGCTACGCTATCCATTTCGTATTATTTGACCAGCAAAAACATTCCGACAAAACCATCGACTTTATGTTGGCAACCTGCGGCTAA
- the coaE gene encoding dephospho-CoA kinase (Dephospho-CoA kinase (CoaE) performs the final step in coenzyme A biosynthesis.): MSNFVVGLTGGIGSGKTTVANLFADLGITLVDADIVSRQVVAKDSLGLARIAEHFGQNILLKNGQLNRAALRERIFSTPSEREWLNDLLHPMIREEMLDQLKKATSPYAILVVPLLFENGLDRLVNCTLVVDISPELQTRRTMDRDSVSAEQVQNIIASQTSRAEKLAKADDVIDNQGTVSALKSKVALLHNKYLKLADRT, encoded by the coding sequence ATGTCTAACTTTGTCGTCGGTCTTACAGGTGGAATTGGCAGCGGCAAGACCACTGTCGCCAATCTCTTTGCAGATTTAGGTATCACACTCGTCGATGCTGATATTGTAAGTAGACAGGTCGTCGCCAAGGACTCACTCGGGCTAGCACGTATCGCCGAACACTTCGGCCAAAACATTTTGCTTAAGAACGGTCAGCTTAATCGCGCGGCATTGAGAGAGCGGATCTTCAGCACCCCATCCGAACGAGAGTGGCTTAACGATCTACTGCACCCCATGATCCGAGAAGAGATGCTCGATCAACTAAAAAAAGCGACTTCACCTTACGCTATTTTAGTTGTCCCCTTGCTATTTGAGAATGGTTTAGATAGGTTAGTCAATTGCACCTTAGTGGTTGATATTTCGCCAGAGCTACAAACGAGACGGACCATGGACAGAGATTCTGTCAGTGCAGAACAAGTACAAAATATAATAGCCAGTCAGACCAGTAGAGCCGAGAAACTAGCAAAAGCTGATGATGTCATCGACAATCAAGGAACTGTATCAGCATTAAAAAGCAAGGTCGCTTTATTGCATAATAAATACTTAAAATTAGCAGATCGCACTTGA
- a CDS encoding prepilin peptidase: MTQFIQLMAQYPLLFVALAFIFAATIGSFLNVVIHRLPIMMKREWQQECNQYLNEYHQPLIKGISDKLVKPIDDYPEKYNLVVPGSACPKCKTNIKPWHNLPVLGWLMLGGKCASCKTSISARYPIIEAITGLAVAYLAYHFGPTEQFVFATLLTFGLIALTGIDLDEMLLPDQITLPLLWLGLLINLNSTFTSPTEAIIGAAAGYMSLWSVFWGFKLLTGKEGMGYGDFKLLAVFGAWFGWQLLPLIILLSSVVGAVVGVLLIINKRINSGNPIPFGPYIALAGWIAMIWGEQIVNWYLSTL; this comes from the coding sequence ATGACCCAATTTATCCAATTAATGGCACAGTATCCTTTGCTGTTTGTCGCACTCGCTTTTATTTTTGCTGCCACCATTGGTAGCTTTTTAAATGTTGTTATCCACCGCTTGCCCATCATGATGAAGCGTGAATGGCAACAAGAGTGTAATCAGTACCTTAATGAGTATCATCAGCCACTCATTAAAGGGATTTCCGATAAACTCGTTAAGCCTATTGATGATTACCCTGAAAAATATAATCTTGTTGTGCCGGGCTCTGCCTGCCCCAAATGCAAAACTAACATCAAACCTTGGCATAATCTGCCAGTATTAGGCTGGCTAATGCTCGGCGGAAAATGCGCCAGCTGTAAAACCTCAATCTCAGCACGCTACCCCATCATTGAAGCGATAACAGGTTTAGCAGTAGCCTATTTAGCCTACCATTTTGGCCCAACCGAGCAGTTTGTGTTTGCGACACTGTTAACCTTTGGCCTAATAGCACTGACGGGCATAGATCTCGATGAGATGCTGCTGCCGGATCAAATAACCCTACCACTACTCTGGCTAGGTTTACTCATAAACCTTAATAGCACCTTCACCTCGCCAACCGAAGCTATCATTGGCGCTGCCGCTGGCTACATGAGCTTATGGAGCGTCTTCTGGGGCTTTAAGCTACTCACTGGTAAGGAAGGTATGGGTTACGGTGACTTTAAGCTACTGGCGGTATTTGGCGCTTGGTTTGGCTGGCAACTGCTTCCACTCATCATACTGCTGTCATCTGTTGTCGGCGCCGTGGTTGGCGTGTTACTGATAATCAATAAGCGAATTAACTCAGGTAATCCAATTCCCTTTGGCCCCTATATCGCCCTTGCTGGCTGGATAGCGATGATCTGGGGCGAGCAGATAGTTAACTGGTATCTGTCGACCCTGTAA